The DNA segment tacgcagccatttacacatgccggaacgtgcaccgcgtttgccgacgccatcacatgactgctgagagagtataccccccgtattcataaacgctcctcgacttgaacttgacttgccaccgctttgggcagcgcgttcgaaacgcgttgaaggtaaggcggagaggccacagcgtcttacaccagcttcttacatgggccgtaacgcgctagcacaaacgcgttagaaacgcgctagaaacgcggcctttcgttaatgttgggtatttatagccatcgtggtgcgtttgtccatgtccgcttcgtggcgtagtcattctgctcccggtcactgacgcgtgcggacgcaggatggttggctccgagcgagctgcgacagcggtcgtcaacggccgtggtagcccgtcgttttccgtgcccaaggactacaggattaTTTTGCCCAACGTTTCATCAGGTGAAGCTATGAAGCGTGCAGTCATGCTGCACTGCGACATCTCAGGTCGTCCATATCGCATCGAAGACTTTCGAAAGCCCTTACAAGACGCCGGCGTCATCAAGGACGTTGCTGTAATAGGTGCCTACCAGATGTCCCACGTCTGGCTCGTTAACCTGCGGACGGATGAAGCGAAAAAGAAGCTTATAGAAGCAGGAAGGTTGGTCGTCAAGGATCGTCTTTGCATCGTCATCGATCCCAACAGGCAAGAGGTGCGTCTGAAGTTGCATTGGGTGGCTTTGGATGTCACGAGCGATAACATTCGGAGGGCATTCAGTGAATACGGCGAAGTGAAGGAAGTGACCAATgacaggtggaaagcggagggctTCGAATGTGCTGACTCACTGACAAAGTTTGTGCGATTGTTTTTGAAAGAGGGTATCGCACTGGACAACATTCCGCACCAGATGCGCCTGGGCAGCGGTACAGTGCTCATTGTGGCGCCAGGACGAGCCCCTCTTTGCCTTCGTTGCAAGCACACGGGTCATATACGGCGTGATTGCAGGGTACCGAAGTGCGCCGAATGTCATGCGTTTGGCCATGGACAGGAGGCATGTACTCGCAGCTACGCCAAAGCCGTGGGCAGATCTACAGTTGTAGACCAAAGCGAGCTTGTC comes from the Dermacentor silvarum isolate Dsil-2018 unplaced genomic scaffold, BIME_Dsil_1.4 Seq279, whole genome shotgun sequence genome and includes:
- the LOC125941777 gene encoding uncharacterized protein LOC125941777, with protein sequence MVGSERAATAVVNGRGSPSFSVPKDYRIILPNVSSGEAMKRAVMLHCDISGRPYRIEDFRKPLQDAGVIKDVAVIGAYQMSHVWLVNLRTDEAKKKLIEAGRLVVKDRLCIVIDPNRQEVRLKLHWVALDVTSDNIRRAFSEYGEVKEVTNDRWKAEGFECADSLTKFVRLFLKEGIALDNIPHQMRLGSGTVLIVAPGRAPLCLRCKHTGHIRRDCRVPKCAECHAFGHGQEACTRSYAKAVGRSTVVDQSELVMDEEEAEQAAAPATADKSGTDQGADKEVRVSGLQTPATTVSSVGEHQETAKTNAVGVGPVLQDEGPTGESSDATSVSQAQQAASIKPAVDESALGNMDAETTPAKRRHDDVSAVSQEERLRQVEASLEANGVKKKPRSAVRTRASSLTRGGKEVNS